Proteins from one Hydrogenispora ethanolica genomic window:
- a CDS encoding AraC family transcriptional regulator, translated as MSRYLYKVNDAFLPKSKFILYTPGPSAKRLPFRVTACGHFFATAAYEVEREGLNNCLLILTVSGTGEITYANRKFQAQKGQAFLIDCNGYHHYRTVGDEWEILWVRFDCHPEIDYLHLLNGDSFEMVRFENTSKIEKNIEKILELTQRRESTVDLSLSHLMSSLLTELSLRKQEQSASHLPLSAKTIISDASAFLEAHFAEEIHIGQLARNYFLSQYAFIRLFKKQTGLTPYEYLLKIRITEAKILLERSDRTINEIAGLVGFNNQNNFIRKFKLLVSTTPLRYRNLNR; from the coding sequence ATGAGCCGGTACTTGTACAAAGTCAACGACGCCTTCCTGCCGAAGTCGAAATTCATCTTGTATACCCCTGGCCCGTCCGCCAAAAGACTACCCTTCCGAGTCACAGCCTGTGGCCATTTTTTCGCTACCGCCGCCTACGAGGTGGAACGGGAAGGGTTGAATAATTGCCTGCTGATCCTCACCGTTTCGGGCACGGGAGAGATCACCTACGCCAACCGGAAATTTCAAGCCCAAAAGGGCCAGGCGTTCCTGATCGATTGCAACGGATATCATCATTACCGGACCGTGGGGGACGAATGGGAGATCCTCTGGGTACGTTTCGACTGCCACCCGGAGATCGATTACCTGCACCTGCTCAATGGCGACTCATTCGAGATGGTTCGGTTTGAGAACACGTCCAAGATTGAAAAAAACATCGAAAAAATTCTCGAATTGACCCAACGCCGCGAGTCGACCGTGGACTTAAGCCTCTCGCATCTGATGAGCAGCCTCCTTACCGAGCTCAGTCTCCGCAAACAGGAGCAGTCCGCCTCGCATCTACCATTGTCGGCTAAAACGATCATCAGCGACGCGAGCGCCTTTCTAGAAGCCCATTTTGCCGAAGAGATCCACATCGGTCAACTCGCCCGGAACTATTTTCTAAGCCAATACGCGTTTATACGCCTCTTCAAAAAACAGACCGGCCTGACACCGTATGAGTATTTGCTGAAGATCCGGATCACCGAGGCCAAGATCCTGCTGGAACGGAGCGACCGCACCATCAATGAAATCGCCGGGCTGGTCGGTTTCAACAATCAGAACAATTTCATCCGCAAGTTCAAGCTACTGGTCTCTACCACGCCATTACGCTACCGCAATCTGAACCGGTGA
- a CDS encoding UxaA family hydrolase translates to MSDPIRSWQGFLRRDGSKGIRNKVLVIYTVECASFVAKAIGADFPEDDVDVVGFQGCTDNEYAVRMLLALIRHPNVGAVLAVGLGCEYIQADRLARKAGEAGKPGAWLLIQESGGTPGSVARGREIVRDFLKRLAAESVRVTMGLADLIIGAECGGSDFTSGLAGNVVVGKCFDLLVDSGGTAIFEEIVEAVGLREQLTARGRTDWARREIGATYDKALEYCKSVRQFSVSPGNFAGGLSTIEEKSMGALAKSGSRPIEGVLKASQRPECKGLWLLDSTPDPYWMGFGYTNPNDNEGLTVLASCGAQLLFLVTGRGTVVGNAVAPVLKITGNQRTYRRMEDDLDFCAGPALSGEKTLAELAAELLEAVMEACAGRPTKAERLRHKEYYIPYKYQNLETSTKRCNS, encoded by the coding sequence ATGAGCGATCCCATTCGAAGCTGGCAGGGGTTTTTGCGTCGAGACGGGTCCAAGGGAATCCGGAACAAAGTGTTGGTGATCTATACTGTGGAATGCGCTTCATTCGTCGCCAAGGCGATTGGGGCGGACTTTCCCGAGGATGACGTGGACGTGGTGGGTTTCCAAGGTTGCACTGACAATGAGTACGCCGTCCGGATGTTGCTGGCCCTGATCCGCCATCCCAATGTGGGAGCGGTGCTGGCGGTGGGCCTGGGCTGCGAATACATTCAGGCCGACCGCTTGGCCCGGAAAGCCGGGGAAGCAGGCAAACCCGGCGCGTGGCTGCTGATTCAAGAGAGCGGCGGCACTCCGGGATCCGTGGCGCGGGGCCGGGAGATCGTGCGGGATTTCTTGAAGCGGTTAGCCGCCGAGTCGGTCCGCGTAACGATGGGCCTGGCCGATCTGATCATCGGCGCCGAATGCGGCGGCTCCGACTTCACCTCGGGACTGGCCGGGAATGTGGTGGTCGGTAAATGCTTCGATCTGCTGGTGGACTCAGGCGGCACCGCGATCTTCGAAGAGATCGTCGAGGCGGTCGGCCTGCGGGAGCAGTTGACGGCCAGGGGCCGGACCGACTGGGCCCGGCGGGAGATCGGTGCCACCTATGACAAGGCGCTGGAGTATTGCAAGTCGGTGCGCCAGTTCTCAGTTTCGCCGGGAAACTTCGCGGGCGGGCTGAGCACCATCGAGGAGAAGAGCATGGGAGCGCTGGCCAAAAGCGGTTCCCGGCCCATCGAGGGGGTGCTGAAAGCATCCCAGCGGCCGGAATGCAAGGGACTGTGGCTGCTGGACAGCACGCCCGACCCTTATTGGATGGGATTCGGCTATACCAATCCCAATGACAACGAGGGGCTGACGGTGCTGGCTTCCTGCGGCGCGCAACTGCTGTTTTTAGTGACCGGCCGGGGCACGGTGGTGGGGAACGCGGTCGCGCCGGTGCTCAAGATTACTGGCAACCAACGCACCTATCGGCGGATGGAGGATGATCTGGATTTTTGCGCCGGGCCGGCGCTCAGCGGCGAGAAAACCTTGGCGGAACTCGCCGCCGAACTGCTCGAAGCCGTGATGGAAGCCTGCGCCGGCCGGCCGACCAAAGCCGAGCGTCTGAGGCACAAGGAATATTATATCCCCTATAAATATCAAAATTTGGAAACATCAACAAAGAGGTGCAACTCATGA
- a CDS encoding ABC transporter substrate-binding protein → MQRNPKRVIAATLIVAMLCAALGTLGLAAPKELRISAQAWLFGKYRLTEAAEQFSKAHPGVKVTFDKVDNSDATTYVLQWSQGKTNCDLVLGPLSSQAVIFAARDYIINFDKGFFDRKLQKNDFSPVFLEMGNFEGTQYMLPLLGEVMSIVVNKKLMKNAGLVDGAGNVRIPATWDELYEFAKKATIIENGKVVQTGLSIDWGANFMAHSYLASLQGMRGSMYESDKRTIDFTSKEAKELLSIWKRLVKDGYSPTDTFADMDAGRSNFKAGKVAMHISAASRWIEAGDLLGAANVSVIPLPGTDRRGSVVYMHGIVIPKVSRAQTLAKQFIKEQLLSRDFQMYSVNKYGKMSPMAAHYSSAIAPEWKLVLETVKRGVAEPLYKDWTKFDKTLQVEIQKCLTDKQSVEETLGNLKRTISSLDLSTGLK, encoded by the coding sequence ATGCAAAGAAATCCCAAACGGGTCATCGCCGCGACTTTAATCGTGGCAATGCTCTGCGCGGCATTGGGGACGTTGGGTTTGGCGGCCCCCAAGGAGCTTCGGATCAGCGCTCAGGCGTGGCTGTTCGGTAAATACCGGCTTACCGAAGCCGCAGAGCAATTCTCCAAGGCTCATCCCGGCGTCAAGGTCACTTTCGACAAGGTTGACAATTCCGACGCCACCACTTACGTCTTGCAATGGTCCCAGGGCAAAACCAATTGCGATCTGGTGTTGGGGCCGCTCTCGTCGCAAGCGGTGATCTTTGCCGCGAGAGATTACATCATCAACTTCGATAAAGGTTTTTTCGACAGAAAATTGCAGAAAAATGATTTTTCCCCGGTATTTTTGGAAATGGGCAATTTTGAAGGCACCCAGTATATGCTGCCGCTTCTCGGCGAAGTAATGTCCATCGTGGTTAATAAGAAGTTAATGAAAAACGCCGGGTTGGTGGATGGAGCCGGTAATGTAAGAATTCCGGCCACCTGGGACGAGTTATACGAGTTTGCCAAAAAGGCGACGATTATCGAGAACGGAAAAGTGGTCCAAACCGGCTTGTCAATCGACTGGGGCGCCAATTTCATGGCCCATTCCTATCTGGCGTCTCTGCAGGGAATGCGCGGCAGCATGTATGAGTCCGACAAGCGGACCATCGATTTCACCAGCAAGGAAGCGAAAGAGCTTTTATCGATTTGGAAACGCCTGGTCAAGGACGGCTACAGCCCCACCGACACTTTCGCCGATATGGACGCGGGCCGCAGCAATTTTAAAGCGGGTAAAGTGGCGATGCATATCAGCGCGGCCTCCCGTTGGATTGAGGCCGGCGATCTGCTGGGAGCCGCCAACGTCTCGGTCATTCCGCTCCCCGGAACCGACCGGCGCGGGTCAGTGGTGTACATGCACGGAATCGTCATTCCCAAGGTCTCGCGTGCGCAAACCCTGGCCAAGCAATTTATCAAGGAACAGCTTCTAAGCCGGGACTTCCAGATGTATTCGGTCAATAAATACGGCAAGATGTCACCGATGGCGGCCCATTACTCCAGCGCCATCGCACCCGAATGGAAGCTGGTGCTGGAAACGGTGAAACGGGGTGTTGCCGAACCGCTGTACAAAGACTGGACTAAGTTTGACAAGACCCTGCAGGTGGAGATTCAGAAATGCCTGACCGACAAACAATCGGTCGAGGAAACCTTGGGCAACCTGAAAAGAACCATCAGCTCACTGGATCTGAGCACCGGATTGAAGTAA
- a CDS encoding UxaA family hydrolase, whose product MADRFHQTCFQIEAADNVCTALSDLEPGWVKVTGGPAYPAIAIAAPIKNGHKLANRPIGAGEAIIKYGIAIGEATRLIGAGEWVHLHNCRSRYDARSSTLDPETGAPTDTRYK is encoded by the coding sequence ATGGCGGACCGGTTTCACCAGACGTGTTTTCAGATTGAAGCGGCGGACAATGTCTGCACGGCCCTCTCCGATCTGGAGCCGGGATGGGTGAAAGTAACCGGCGGACCGGCCTATCCGGCGATTGCGATCGCCGCGCCGATCAAAAACGGGCATAAATTGGCCAACCGGCCCATCGGCGCCGGAGAAGCGATCATCAAATACGGGATCGCCATCGGAGAGGCCACCCGGCTTATCGGCGCGGGCGAATGGGTGCACCTGCACAACTGCCGCAGCCGCTATGACGCGCGCTCGTCCACGCTGGATCCGGAGACCGGAGCGCCGACGGACACGCGCTACAAGTAA
- a CDS encoding carbohydrate ABC transporter permease — protein sequence MNAMPAGSRPNSGVRQWLKRQIPGYFFLMPGFLFIFVFMIYPLFYSLHLSFCSYNFAFDTKPVFNGFQNYAKMLTDNYFTAAFANTMFFSALFFSAVMILSLLVAIILDKRVPWSGFFRTSIFLPVVIPLSLTGIVFQWILHQNYGLLNFFLSDLLGLGFLTKNWLGDEHWAMLSLVGVSLWKYMGMLVVLFLAGLQSIPRELYEAATVDGASEFQKAWRITLPNLRESFVICGIWAIIQSIKVFEQPFIMTQGGPGTSTLVLYQYTWENAFKFYEMGYASAIAYVMGAIILILSLLNMKLSRAE from the coding sequence ATGAACGCAATGCCAGCGGGGAGCCGCCCCAATTCCGGAGTCCGGCAATGGTTGAAGCGGCAAATTCCCGGTTACTTTTTTTTGATGCCCGGGTTCCTATTTATCTTCGTCTTCATGATTTATCCGTTGTTTTACTCGCTCCATTTAAGTTTTTGCTCATACAACTTCGCCTTCGACACCAAGCCGGTTTTCAACGGGTTTCAAAATTACGCCAAAATGCTGACTGACAATTATTTTACCGCCGCATTCGCAAACACCATGTTTTTCAGCGCCCTTTTCTTCTCGGCGGTAATGATTTTATCGTTATTGGTCGCGATCATTCTGGACAAGCGGGTGCCGTGGTCCGGGTTCTTTCGTACCTCCATTTTTCTGCCGGTGGTGATCCCGCTGTCTCTGACCGGCATCGTATTCCAATGGATCTTGCATCAGAATTACGGGTTATTGAATTTTTTCCTAAGTGACCTGCTCGGTTTGGGTTTTCTGACCAAAAACTGGTTGGGCGACGAACACTGGGCCATGCTGAGCCTGGTTGGGGTCAGCTTGTGGAAATACATGGGAATGCTGGTGGTGCTGTTTTTAGCGGGGTTGCAAAGCATTCCCCGGGAATTATACGAAGCCGCCACCGTGGACGGGGCGTCGGAGTTCCAGAAAGCGTGGCGCATCACCCTCCCCAACCTGCGAGAAAGTTTTGTGATCTGCGGGATCTGGGCAATTATTCAATCGATCAAAGTTTTTGAGCAACCGTTTATCATGACTCAAGGCGGCCCGGGAACGTCGACGCTGGTTCTTTATCAGTACACTTGGGAAAATGCATTTAAGTTTTACGAAATGGGCTATGCTTCAGCCATTGCTTATGTGATGGGAGCCATTATTTTGATCCTGTCGTTGTTAAATATGAAATTAAGCCGCGCCGAATAA
- a CDS encoding carbohydrate ABC transporter permease, giving the protein MKAPFSLARGIIFLLLLTLSFLFLVPFLWTLFTSLKTNQEIYSSQIIILPTVVTLEHYVKVLTQMKEFVNFFWNTVSITFWSVAGTVLLSAMMGYAFGKLDFFGKKIYLMFIMIILTLPYAIYLIPIYIMENRAGLVDSHLGLILPYIAINLPMSIFVMRGIFINIPNEIAESAWIDGCNFYQVWSKVMLPLSRPGLAVVLIFAFINVWGEFMFARTLTSSPAAQTLAVGITFLRDEAASWQYGTLCAVITLTLIPLLIVFLSMQNYFIEKGLMEGALKG; this is encoded by the coding sequence ATGAAAGCGCCATTCTCCCTCGCCCGAGGAATCATTTTCCTGCTGCTTCTGACGCTGTCATTCCTGTTTTTAGTGCCGTTTTTATGGACGTTGTTCACATCGCTCAAAACCAACCAGGAGATCTATTCGAGCCAGATCATTATCTTGCCGACCGTGGTTACACTGGAGCATTATGTGAAAGTTTTGACTCAGATGAAAGAGTTCGTCAATTTCTTCTGGAATACGGTCTCGATCACCTTTTGGAGTGTGGCGGGGACGGTTCTGTTGAGCGCGATGATGGGATATGCTTTTGGCAAACTGGATTTTTTTGGTAAGAAAATATATCTGATGTTTATCATGATCATTCTGACCTTACCGTATGCGATTTATTTGATTCCGATTTATATCATGGAAAACCGGGCTGGACTGGTTGACTCGCATCTGGGGTTAATCCTGCCATACATCGCCATCAACCTGCCGATGTCGATCTTCGTAATGCGTGGGATATTCATCAATATTCCCAATGAGATCGCCGAATCGGCCTGGATCGACGGGTGCAACTTCTATCAGGTCTGGTCCAAGGTAATGCTGCCGTTGTCCCGGCCGGGCCTGGCAGTGGTGCTGATCTTCGCTTTCATTAATGTTTGGGGCGAATTCATGTTTGCCCGGACTCTTACCAGTTCGCCGGCTGCGCAGACTTTGGCGGTGGGGATCACCTTCTTGCGGGATGAGGCCGCTTCCTGGCAATATGGGACATTGTGCGCGGTGATTACGCTGACCCTGATCCCCTTGTTGATCGTCTTTTTGAGCATGCAGAATTATTTTATTGAAAAAGGGCTGATGGAAGGGGCTCTGAAGGGATAA
- a CDS encoding RraA family protein, with protein MPEWASDRELFQLMQSELYTPVVGDILDQKGRYHQFLPQPIQPLRESMVLAGRAMPVLMIDVYGQQAKPFGLLTEALDQLREGEVYLASGGEMRCAYWGELLTATARKRGAAGAVINGFHRDTPMVLEQNWPVFSRGRYAQDSSVRTQVLNYRCPIEVGGVEVRPGDLVFADQDGVLIIPSELEADVITLALEKARGEKVVRRAIENGMSSTDAFKQFGIL; from the coding sequence ATGCCGGAATGGGCTAGTGACCGCGAGCTTTTCCAACTGATGCAAAGCGAATTGTATACGCCGGTGGTCGGGGATATCCTCGACCAAAAAGGAAGATATCATCAGTTCCTGCCCCAGCCGATCCAGCCGCTGCGCGAGAGCATGGTACTGGCGGGCCGGGCGATGCCGGTGCTAATGATCGACGTCTATGGCCAGCAGGCCAAACCATTCGGACTGTTGACGGAGGCTCTGGACCAGTTGCGGGAGGGCGAGGTTTACCTGGCCAGCGGCGGCGAGATGCGTTGCGCTTATTGGGGAGAGTTGCTGACTGCCACCGCCAGGAAACGGGGTGCGGCCGGCGCGGTGATCAACGGCTTCCACCGGGACACGCCCATGGTTTTGGAGCAAAATTGGCCGGTGTTTTCCCGGGGCCGTTATGCACAGGATTCGTCAGTCCGGACCCAGGTGCTCAATTATCGTTGCCCCATTGAGGTGGGCGGGGTTGAGGTCCGTCCGGGCGATCTGGTCTTCGCCGATCAGGACGGGGTGTTAATTATCCCGTCGGAGCTGGAGGCGGACGTGATCACGCTAGCGCTGGAGAAGGCGCGCGGCGAAAAGGTGGTGCGCCGGGCGATCGAGAACGGCATGTCCAGTACCGACGCGTTTAAGCAGTTCGGGATCTTGTAG
- a CDS encoding enolase C-terminal domain-like protein: MKIVKVETWWVKRDQCLFDRKRQGKSNMPWDVIVIKITTDSGIEGLATALAARSGVVTEALLQENVAPILVGRDPYDREAIWQELWNIDRHLTFFPVYLTGPVDVALWDIAAKAAGLPLYRYLGAYRRQVPVYASGLFHATVDDYVREALYYQSQGIKAYKAHPPGPVQIDLRVHQALREGVGDDCLLFSDPVAEYSLDEAIKVGRQLEKLNYVWLEEPFRDFELYKYQELCRSLDIPVAATETTRGCHWGVAQSVAGHAADIVRADVSWKNGVTGTLKIAHLAEAFGLRCEIHTTTMNYMDMVNLHVTCAIRNCDYFEYFVPEDHFQFPMKGRLPIDGQGMITVPEGPGIGVELDWELIERQCVSYRVLE; encoded by the coding sequence GTGAAAATCGTAAAAGTTGAGACCTGGTGGGTCAAACGGGATCAGTGCCTGTTCGACCGGAAACGGCAGGGCAAGAGCAACATGCCGTGGGATGTGATAGTCATTAAAATTACCACCGATAGCGGGATTGAAGGACTCGCGACCGCATTGGCGGCCCGTTCGGGAGTCGTAACGGAAGCCCTGTTGCAGGAGAATGTGGCCCCGATCCTGGTCGGCCGGGATCCATACGACCGGGAAGCGATCTGGCAGGAACTTTGGAATATCGACCGGCACTTGACTTTTTTTCCCGTCTATCTGACCGGCCCGGTGGACGTGGCGTTATGGGATATCGCGGCCAAGGCGGCAGGGCTGCCGCTATACCGGTATTTGGGAGCGTATCGAAGACAGGTTCCGGTATACGCCAGCGGCTTATTTCACGCCACGGTCGATGATTACGTCCGGGAAGCGTTATATTATCAGTCTCAAGGGATCAAGGCGTATAAGGCCCATCCGCCCGGACCGGTTCAAATCGATCTTCGGGTGCATCAGGCATTGCGTGAAGGAGTGGGAGACGACTGTCTGCTCTTCAGCGATCCAGTGGCCGAATACAGTCTGGATGAGGCGATCAAGGTCGGCCGGCAGCTTGAAAAATTAAACTATGTCTGGCTGGAGGAGCCGTTCCGCGACTTCGAGCTGTACAAATACCAGGAACTCTGCCGGAGCCTGGACATTCCGGTGGCGGCCACCGAAACCACGCGCGGCTGCCATTGGGGCGTGGCGCAGTCGGTGGCCGGCCATGCCGCTGATATTGTTCGGGCTGATGTCTCCTGGAAGAACGGCGTCACCGGGACCTTGAAGATCGCTCATTTGGCCGAAGCGTTCGGACTGCGCTGCGAGATTCATACCACTACCATGAATTATATGGATATGGTCAATCTGCACGTGACCTGCGCCATCCGGAACTGCGATTATTTTGAATACTTCGTTCCGGAAGACCATTTTCAATTCCCGATGAAAGGAAGGCTGCCCATCGACGGTCAAGGAATGATCACGGTTCCCGAGGGACCCGGAATCGGAGTAGAGCTCGATTGGGAGTTGATTGAGCGGCAGTGTGTATCGTATCGGGTCCTGGAATGA
- a CDS encoding SDR family NAD(P)-dependent oxidoreductase, with product MKDYQEMFSLKGERALITGGTTGLGHAMARCFVSAGAEVVLVGLEDEETGRRVCEELGPQAHYRRFDIVATERTGDFVREVVETLGPVTILVNNAGVHCKKPIEETTDADFRKVIDVHVMGAFALSRAVIPYMKAQGKGNIIFQASMTAFIGQPYVIAYSCAKSGYLGMVRTLATEVSEYGIRVNGIAPGWIETPMLHQALNGDPERKNKILGRTPMARFGKSEDIGWAGVYLASPAASFVNGIVLPVDGGALIGF from the coding sequence ATGAAGGACTATCAAGAAATGTTCAGCCTGAAGGGCGAACGGGCGCTGATCACCGGAGGAACCACCGGCCTCGGCCACGCCATGGCGCGCTGTTTCGTCAGCGCCGGCGCGGAAGTGGTTCTGGTGGGGCTGGAGGATGAGGAGACCGGCCGCCGAGTCTGCGAAGAGCTGGGACCGCAAGCTCATTACCGACGGTTTGACATTGTCGCTACCGAGCGGACCGGGGACTTCGTCCGGGAAGTGGTCGAGACGCTGGGGCCGGTTACGATTTTGGTGAACAATGCCGGGGTTCATTGCAAAAAACCGATCGAGGAGACGACCGACGCCGATTTCCGGAAAGTCATCGACGTGCATGTGATGGGGGCGTTCGCCCTGTCGCGGGCGGTGATTCCATATATGAAGGCGCAGGGGAAAGGGAACATCATCTTTCAGGCCTCGATGACTGCGTTCATCGGACAGCCCTATGTGATCGCCTATTCCTGCGCCAAGTCGGGGTATTTGGGCATGGTCCGGACATTGGCTACCGAGGTTTCAGAGTACGGGATCCGGGTCAACGGCATCGCGCCGGGCTGGATCGAAACCCCTATGCTGCATCAGGCATTGAATGGGGATCCGGAACGGAAAAACAAGATTCTGGGACGAACGCCCATGGCCCGATTCGGCAAGTCCGAAGATATCGGCTGGGCCGGTGTTTATCTGGCTTCTCCCGCCGCCTCGTTCGTCAACGGCATTGTCTTGCCGGTGGACGGAGGAGCATTAATTGGATTTTAG
- the uxaC gene encoding glucuronate isomerase — protein MREFLDENFLLDNAAGRELYFGYAAKLPIYDYHCHLPPEEIAVDRRFANLTEIWLGGDHYKWRAMRSNGIDERFVTGNAPDDEKFRAWAATVPYCIGNPLYHWTHLELQRYFGIRDLLDENSAASIWERCNTLLATEAFSVKNLLRRSNVHTIMTTEDPLDTLSSHQKIWEDFDFQVRVSTAFRPDRALAIAADEFPDWVERLAESAGIAIHDSYHRFLEALEERARFFHARGCQLSDHALDEVVFERADPGALAETFRRRMRGGEISQAAAEAFQTETLLFLGRLYHELDWAMQLHIGALRFNNTRMQGVFGFDSIGDRPFAKPLALLLDALDQRDELPRTILYCLNPSDNEVVATMIGNFQGSGVAGKIQFGSGWWFNDQEDGILRQLQALANLGLLGRFVGMLTDSRSFLSYPRHEYFRRILCNLLGGWIESGRAPRDLDRMGKMVEDICFHNARRYFSGEEAM, from the coding sequence ATGAGAGAATTTTTGGACGAAAATTTTTTGCTGGACAACGCGGCCGGCCGCGAGCTGTATTTCGGCTATGCCGCCAAGTTGCCGATCTACGATTACCACTGTCATCTGCCGCCGGAGGAGATCGCCGTCGATCGGCGCTTCGCCAACCTGACTGAGATCTGGTTGGGCGGCGATCATTACAAATGGCGGGCGATGCGAAGCAATGGGATTGACGAGCGGTTCGTCACCGGCAACGCGCCGGATGATGAGAAATTCCGGGCCTGGGCGGCGACGGTGCCGTATTGTATCGGCAATCCGCTGTATCATTGGACCCATCTCGAATTGCAACGGTATTTCGGTATTCGGGACCTGCTCGACGAGAACAGTGCGGCCTCGATCTGGGAGCGATGCAACACGCTGTTGGCCACCGAGGCGTTTTCGGTCAAGAATCTGCTCCGCCGCTCCAACGTGCATACCATAATGACCACCGAGGATCCGCTGGATACGCTGTCGAGCCATCAAAAGATCTGGGAGGATTTCGATTTTCAGGTCCGGGTGTCCACGGCCTTCCGGCCCGACCGCGCCCTGGCCATCGCGGCGGACGAATTTCCGGACTGGGTGGAGCGCTTGGCGGAGTCGGCCGGGATCGCGATCCATGATTCCTATCACCGGTTTCTGGAGGCGCTGGAGGAACGGGCTCGTTTCTTCCACGCCCGGGGCTGCCAGCTCTCGGATCACGCCTTGGATGAGGTTGTTTTCGAACGGGCTGACCCCGGCGCGCTGGCGGAGACGTTCCGCCGGCGGATGCGCGGCGGGGAGATCTCCCAAGCGGCGGCGGAGGCATTCCAAACCGAGACCCTGCTGTTTCTGGGCCGGCTTTATCACGAATTGGACTGGGCGATGCAGTTGCATATCGGCGCGCTGCGTTTCAATAACACCCGGATGCAAGGAGTGTTCGGGTTCGATTCCATCGGCGACCGGCCCTTCGCCAAGCCCCTGGCCCTGTTGCTGGACGCGCTCGATCAGCGTGATGAGCTGCCGCGGACGATCCTTTATTGTCTCAACCCCAGCGACAATGAGGTGGTGGCGACGATGATCGGCAATTTCCAGGGCAGCGGGGTAGCGGGGAAGATCCAGTTCGGCTCGGGCTGGTGGTTCAATGATCAGGAAGACGGGATCCTCCGGCAATTGCAGGCCCTGGCCAATCTGGGGCTGCTCGGCCGGTTCGTGGGGATGCTCACCGATTCCAGAAGCTTCTTATCCTATCCCCGCCACGAGTATTTCCGGCGGATCCTCTGCAATTTGCTGGGAGGCTGGATCGAGTCGGGCCGGGCCCCGCGCGACCTGGACCGGATGGGGAAGATGGTGGAGGATATTTGCTTTCATAACGCGCGGCGTTATTTTTCCGGGGAAGAGGCGATGTAA